The following are encoded together in the Pedobacter steynii genome:
- a CDS encoding LTA synthase family protein, with product MVPLSETMATFYHAILLDLSMTAYLAIIPLVAYIYWLLSGRKVVELKWISTYNKVLIVLFSIISVINFNIYREWGSKVNAKAIGFAISTPNEAMASSASSPIGLSLSLLVLMIVLSLFIQRWVVSRKLNFGSSSIWLRALVSVLLIGLSFILIRGGLRGSPITQSMAYFSKEQLLNQAAVNTEWNLLRSSLSERMARNNPYVYFEPKKADQLLKGLYTTEKDSTIQILKTNRPNVVFVIIESFTADLTQTLGNESGITPHFDTLMHKGVLFDKIYASGNRTDKGIIASLAGFPTLASGSVVKWPEKMQKLPALSQSFHKNGYNTSFYYGGESEFDNYKAFILSHDYQKLIDRNSFKGGELQSTWGKYDEVVFGRQLKDLNAEKQPFFSTLLTLSNHEPYTLPGKPKFGNSDNVAKFKSTAYYTDSCINAYLNQAKKQSWYKNTLFVFVADHGHGLPKQAYEIYAPERYHIPLLFYGEVIKDEFRGRKFSNVGSQVDIAATLLAQLQIPAKEFVWSKNMLNPYTKPFAYFTWDNGMGFIDNQQCVTFDNVGKMVLFNSNPKDKVKTSELLDHAKSYLQKVYQQFIEL from the coding sequence ATGGTCCCGCTATCTGAGACCATGGCAACTTTCTATCATGCCATTTTATTAGACCTTTCCATGACGGCATACCTGGCCATCATTCCACTCGTAGCCTATATTTACTGGCTTTTAAGTGGCAGAAAAGTCGTGGAACTCAAATGGATCTCTACCTATAACAAAGTCCTGATTGTATTATTCAGTATCATTTCAGTCATCAATTTCAATATTTACAGAGAATGGGGAAGTAAAGTAAATGCCAAAGCCATAGGTTTTGCCATTTCCACCCCCAATGAAGCCATGGCTTCCAGTGCCTCCTCTCCAATCGGACTATCGCTGTCCTTATTGGTTTTAATGATCGTTCTGAGCCTGTTTATCCAGCGCTGGGTCGTTTCCCGGAAGCTGAATTTTGGCAGCTCATCAATCTGGTTGCGTGCCCTGGTATCCGTGCTCTTGATTGGTCTTTCCTTTATCCTGATTCGTGGAGGCCTCAGGGGCTCTCCCATCACTCAGAGTATGGCTTATTTTTCGAAAGAACAATTGCTCAATCAGGCTGCTGTAAATACAGAATGGAACCTGCTCAGAAGCTCGCTTTCTGAAAGAATGGCCAGGAATAACCCTTACGTTTATTTCGAACCTAAAAAAGCAGATCAACTGCTTAAAGGGCTTTATACAACGGAAAAAGACAGTACCATCCAGATTTTAAAAACAAACAGGCCTAACGTGGTTTTTGTCATCATTGAAAGCTTTACGGCCGACCTCACCCAAACATTGGGAAACGAATCCGGGATCACCCCTCATTTCGATACGCTGATGCACAAAGGGGTATTGTTCGATAAAATTTATGCTTCCGGTAACCGCACAGACAAAGGTATTATTGCTTCTCTTGCGGGGTTCCCGACACTGGCTTCCGGAAGTGTCGTAAAATGGCCGGAGAAAATGCAGAAATTACCTGCCCTCTCCCAATCCTTCCATAAAAACGGCTACAATACCTCTTTCTATTATGGAGGAGAATCTGAATTCGACAATTACAAAGCTTTTATTCTCAGTCATGATTATCAGAAGCTAATAGATAGAAATAGTTTTAAAGGAGGGGAATTACAATCTACCTGGGGAAAATATGATGAAGTGGTATTTGGCAGGCAACTGAAAGATCTGAATGCCGAAAAGCAACCTTTCTTTTCCACTTTGTTAACCCTCAGTAACCACGAGCCTTACACCCTTCCCGGAAAACCTAAATTCGGAAATTCCGATAATGTTGCCAAATTCAAAAGCACAGCTTACTATACAGATTCCTGTATTAATGCTTATCTGAACCAGGCAAAGAAACAAAGCTGGTACAAAAACACCTTGTTTGTATTTGTAGCAGATCATGGTCACGGACTTCCAAAACAGGCCTACGAGATTTATGCTCCGGAACGCTACCATATTCCGCTACTGTTTTATGGAGAGGTGATCAAAGATGAATTTAGAGGACGCAAGTTCAGCAATGTAGGTTCACAAGTCGACATTGCCGCCACACTGCTGGCACAACTACAAATTCCGGCTAAGGAGTTTGTATGGAGTAAAAATATGTTGAACCCTTATACCAAACCTTTCGCCTATTTTACATGGGATAATGGAATGGGCTTTATCGATAACCAACAATGTGTTACATTTGATAATGTAGGTAAGATGGTTTTATTTAACAGCAATCCAAAAGACAAGGTCAAAACCTCTGAGCTGCTTGACCATGCCAAATCAT
- a CDS encoding DUF4412 domain-containing protein encodes MLKSIKTGVLAAVLVSTAIFAHAQKKISEGSVTFGVSYSLTPEQEPMASMLPTETKVKFNGNMSRFELQQGPATITVISDNVSFNSLVLIDVPVAQMQIAVKGTKEDYEKEKANDPKFSDFKATGEKQKILTYNAEKYTYKDDKGGTYELWATNDIELPAGLMGQEFKEVKGTPIKFTKFNRGVKSTSTIKALNEEAAGPFTLDVPKGYDLKTMEEVMQMQGGGQ; translated from the coding sequence ATGTTAAAATCTATCAAAACCGGAGTTTTAGCTGCAGTTCTTGTAAGTACCGCTATCTTCGCACACGCTCAAAAGAAAATTTCTGAAGGAAGTGTAACCTTTGGAGTAAGCTATTCCCTTACTCCGGAACAGGAACCAATGGCATCCATGCTACCTACAGAGACGAAAGTAAAATTCAACGGCAATATGTCGAGATTTGAATTACAACAAGGTCCTGCAACCATCACTGTGATCTCTGACAATGTTTCCTTTAACTCATTGGTATTAATTGATGTACCGGTAGCGCAGATGCAAATTGCGGTAAAAGGAACTAAAGAAGATTATGAGAAAGAAAAAGCAAATGATCCTAAATTCAGTGACTTTAAAGCAACTGGAGAAAAACAAAAAATCCTTACCTATAACGCAGAGAAATACACTTATAAAGACGACAAAGGAGGTACCTATGAACTTTGGGCTACGAACGACATCGAGCTTCCTGCAGGTCTGATGGGCCAGGAATTTAAAGAAGTAAAAGGTACGCCGATCAAGTTCACTAAATTTAATCGTGGTGTAAAATCTACTTCAACCATCAAGGCCTTAAACGAAGAAGCAGCTGGCCCATTTACATTAGACGTTCCTAAAGGATATGATCTTAAAACAATGGAAGAAGTAATGCAAATGCAAGGTGGGGGTCAATAA
- a CDS encoding enoyl-CoA hydratase/isomerase family protein, protein MTAPLVLYSVEERIATISINRPEKRNALNPELVSLLTQTLMKASEDETVKVILLKANGTTFSAGADLAYLQQLQQNTYEENLADSENLKRLFTTIYYLPKVVIAQIEGHAIAGGCGLATVCDISFAVPEASFGYTEVKLGFVPAIVSCFLLRKTSETIAKRILFTGELFSAQQALDYGLITFVTNKEDINLKVKEFALSLCTEASSNSLVVTKQLIGQTTNRELDHSLSLAVQINARVRESEDFKKGVAAFISKEKIKW, encoded by the coding sequence ATGACAGCTCCTTTAGTCTTATATTCAGTTGAAGAACGCATTGCAACCATTTCCATCAACCGCCCGGAAAAGCGTAACGCCCTAAATCCTGAGCTGGTTAGCCTGCTCACCCAGACCTTAATGAAGGCATCGGAAGATGAAACCGTTAAAGTGATCCTGTTAAAGGCCAATGGAACCACATTCAGCGCAGGTGCCGATCTGGCGTATCTTCAGCAATTACAACAGAACACCTACGAGGAAAACCTGGCAGACTCAGAAAACCTGAAACGCCTGTTTACCACCATCTATTACTTGCCTAAAGTAGTGATTGCACAGATTGAGGGCCATGCCATTGCCGGGGGATGTGGTCTGGCTACCGTATGCGACATCAGCTTTGCTGTTCCGGAGGCCAGTTTTGGTTATACCGAAGTGAAACTGGGTTTTGTACCTGCAATAGTATCCTGTTTTCTGCTAAGAAAGACCTCGGAAACCATCGCCAAGCGCATCTTATTTACCGGAGAGTTATTCTCGGCCCAGCAGGCTTTAGATTATGGTTTAATCACTTTTGTAACAAACAAAGAAGACATTAATCTTAAGGTAAAGGAATTTGCATTAAGTTTGTGTACTGAAGCTTCTTCAAATTCGTTAGTGGTAACCAAGCAACTGATTGGACAAACTACCAATCGGGAATTAGACCACAGTCTTTCATTGGCGGTACAGATTAATGCCAGGGTAAGAGAAAGTGAAGATTTCAAAAAAGGTGTTGCTGCTTTTATCAGCAAAGAGAAAATTAAATGGTAA
- a CDS encoding DUF6266 family protein: MAKVSNGPLGALNGKLRNLVFYMLNGQPVVRTIGDPGKPSRNQLANRQAMSVTMGLVSRITDFTSVSFELEAKGTVRNAHNLATSYIKKLALKGEYPNISVDYSKVILSNGSLPCAADLKIEKKENGVLLSWDAAGEDDDIVMILLCHPLQKRATSCINAGRRDAGSYFIGLREDHLNEPIEAYICFRAADGKAISNSAYVGNLNGELESPEETAQNKKYQLIKQRFDVVEADYLQQLKDNFGNRVDSKAFRNLEKEYEVLKNKLENLPGKPG; this comes from the coding sequence ATGGCAAAAGTATCAAATGGCCCTTTGGGGGCCTTAAACGGAAAATTACGGAACCTGGTTTTTTACATGCTCAACGGGCAACCTGTTGTCCGTACCATTGGCGATCCGGGTAAACCCAGCAGAAATCAACTGGCCAACCGTCAGGCAATGTCGGTGACGATGGGGCTGGTGAGCAGGATCACTGATTTTACCAGTGTCAGCTTTGAACTGGAAGCAAAAGGAACAGTCAGAAATGCCCACAATCTGGCCACTTCTTATATCAAAAAGCTGGCTTTAAAGGGTGAATATCCCAATATTTCGGTAGACTACAGTAAAGTGATCCTGAGCAATGGCAGTTTGCCTTGTGCTGCTGACCTGAAAATAGAAAAGAAAGAAAATGGGGTATTGCTGAGCTGGGATGCTGCAGGTGAAGATGATGATATCGTAATGATTTTGCTTTGTCATCCTTTACAAAAAAGGGCCACTTCCTGTATCAATGCAGGTCGCAGAGATGCAGGATCCTACTTTATTGGCCTGCGTGAGGACCACCTGAATGAGCCGATCGAAGCTTATATCTGCTTTCGGGCAGCGGATGGTAAGGCCATATCCAACAGTGCTTACGTCGGGAACCTGAATGGAGAGCTCGAGAGCCCGGAGGAGACCGCACAAAATAAAAAGTATCAGCTGATCAAACAGCGTTTTGATGTGGTAGAAGCCGATTATTTGCAGCAACTGAAAGATAATTTTGGAAATCGCGTCGATAGCAAAGCATTCCGTAACCTGGAAAAGGAGTATGAAGTATTAAAAAATAAACTGGAAAACCTCCCGGGGAAACCAGGTTAA
- a CDS encoding ComEC/Rec2 family competence protein, whose amino-acid sequence MFPSHQHALTFMRILIPYSAGIGFFYNFKFVSGILVLISFNLLLFISLIVINTYYKQCKAYRFKVLTGFLLQLLMFFFGGLSAMSYNQSLKSDYFAKVPSRYLKVQINEEPQYKAGIWRFKAKVMLAYQIRADSRGQEMQLLPRSASGMIMLAIKTPVDIPLPLRYGEELIIPSLFSEVKPPHLRSEFDFKSWLATQNIYHQSFLNRDQYLKLAGNYGNPIRRFALQLRQQQLMRYVQLIKNKEAVALASTLILGYRADLSQEILNIYAKTGTIHALSVSGMHVGLIYMVLNYLLGFLNYSKRGKLFKLILILPVIWFYALLTGLSPSVLRAVLMLSVFLIAKSSSRPANSYNITAFSAFCLLLYNPFLLWDIGFQLSFLAVSGLVYLQPKIQQSWYIENKWLNKLWGAVAMSLAAQLFTFPSSVYYFHQFPLYFLLSNLFILIPIALLMYLGIVVLFPGFGFLAPVFEWLISFTNQGLQWISGLPFSSLSGIWIDKAMYLLLCLTLTLLIPAIVHHQKRVLFAALTTLLILQSFLSYEQIMAYRQCRIISFRIPRQQAVAYIFSNHAIVCTGLKREDKDFVYFIQPALDQHKVKSIKLIPSIFSAKNP is encoded by the coding sequence ATGTTCCCTTCCCATCAGCATGCCCTGACCTTTATGCGGATTCTGATCCCCTATTCCGCAGGAATAGGTTTCTTCTATAACTTCAAATTTGTCTCCGGGATCCTGGTTTTAATTTCGTTCAACCTCCTGTTGTTTATCTCCCTGATCGTCATAAACACCTATTACAAACAATGTAAAGCTTATCGGTTCAAAGTCCTTACTGGTTTTCTTTTACAGTTGCTGATGTTCTTCTTTGGCGGTTTATCGGCGATGAGCTATAATCAGTCTTTAAAGTCCGATTACTTTGCCAAAGTACCTTCCCGTTATTTAAAGGTTCAAATCAATGAGGAACCTCAATATAAAGCCGGGATATGGAGATTCAAAGCAAAAGTAATGCTGGCCTACCAGATCCGGGCTGACTCCAGGGGACAGGAAATGCAGCTCCTTCCCAGATCCGCTTCGGGGATGATCATGCTGGCTATAAAAACACCTGTTGATATTCCCCTGCCTTTGCGTTATGGAGAAGAGTTGATTATCCCTTCCTTGTTTTCGGAAGTTAAGCCTCCTCATCTGCGCTCCGAATTTGATTTCAAATCCTGGCTTGCCACACAAAACATCTACCATCAATCTTTTCTGAACAGGGATCAGTACCTGAAATTAGCAGGAAATTACGGCAACCCCATCCGGCGATTCGCTTTGCAACTCCGGCAACAACAGCTGATGCGTTATGTACAGCTCATCAAAAACAAAGAAGCAGTTGCTTTGGCTTCCACACTTATCCTCGGCTACCGGGCCGACCTCAGTCAGGAAATCCTGAATATTTATGCCAAAACGGGAACCATTCACGCTTTATCGGTTTCCGGGATGCATGTAGGTCTGATCTATATGGTATTGAATTACCTGCTGGGTTTTCTAAACTATAGCAAGCGGGGAAAATTATTTAAACTGATCTTAATCCTCCCTGTCATCTGGTTTTATGCCCTCCTCACCGGGCTTTCTCCTTCAGTCCTTCGCGCGGTATTGATGCTTTCGGTATTCCTGATTGCAAAATCATCTTCCAGGCCAGCCAACAGCTATAACATCACTGCTTTCAGTGCTTTCTGCCTGTTGCTATACAATCCGTTTCTTCTTTGGGATATTGGCTTTCAGCTGTCCTTCCTGGCCGTAAGTGGCCTGGTTTACCTGCAACCGAAAATTCAGCAATCCTGGTATATAGAAAACAAATGGCTCAACAAACTATGGGGAGCAGTTGCCATGTCTTTAGCAGCACAGCTATTTACTTTTCCCTCCTCAGTTTATTACTTCCATCAGTTCCCTCTTTATTTCCTGCTCAGCAACCTGTTTATCCTGATTCCCATCGCATTGCTGATGTATCTCGGAATTGTGGTGCTGTTTCCGGGTTTTGGTTTTCTGGCACCAGTTTTCGAATGGCTGATCAGCTTTACCAATCAGGGGCTTCAATGGATCTCCGGACTTCCTTTTTCCAGCTTATCGGGCATCTGGATCGATAAAGCAATGTACCTGCTGTTATGTCTGACCTTAACTCTATTGATACCGGCAATAGTCCACCATCAGAAAAGAGTGCTTTTCGCAGCGCTAACCACACTTCTTATCTTACAAAGCTTCTTGAGCTATGAACAGATCATGGCTTACCGGCAATGCAGGATTATTAGCTTCCGCATTCCAAGACAACAGGCAGTTGCCTATATATTTTCAAATCATGCCATCGTCTGCACCGGGCTAAAAAGAGAAGATAAAGACTTCGTCTATTTTATCCAACCAGCTCTGGATCAGCATAAAGTAAAGTCAATAAAACTGATTCCTTCAATTTTTTCTGCCAAGAACCCTTAA